tggagaTGGTCCTAGAGCGGTTTGGGAGCGTAAAGATTGTGGGTGGGGGACCTAGCTACCAGTGGATCACTGAGATCTATGCATAACTTTGGGGATCCCTGGATCCTGTGGCCCACTGTTTAGTCCTCAAGGAGAAGGGACGGGACCTCCCCTACTGGAACGATTGGAAGGAAATTTCTCTGTAGGGagccttgtggaatctcccttcccTCGTCTGCATGCGGGATTTGTAATGTAGGACAGGGGGCTGCCGAGGAGAAATCTGGTCctatgttattttattattaatttacttatttattaatttcattatggaAAGCTCACAGCTGTGACAGCATCATCGTTACAACTCGGCCGCCGCCGAGGTAGCCCTGTGACGACAAGCCCAGATTCCAGGAacagagcctgcagcagggctggcactgCAGTCCAGTTGGGCAGGATCACCACCCATCCCCTGTGATTTggcctcctgcagtttgccattggccTTGACGGGGGTTAAAGCTGGTGCACACTAAGCCAAGCAGCTGAGCttccctgatggccaagtggcccccaagggaatgtgcagacatgcttcataaagacagttgcctccttgtctgaacagatactgcctgctgcctgtgcaacctctcctctgactccttgtcctttacagtgaagacctctggtgtcagcggctccccgtctagcaggaattgggtacattggcaggtttcactatctttaaattgcaaagtgaaggggaaaggctgAAAGCTGTTTAAATTTGTAGATGGTCTGTGCAGCGGCAGAGGACTCAACTGGGCTGTTGAGGTGATTCAGTGACGGGGCTGGAGGACAGGCAGCACTACGTAGGTTGGGAACCCGTCCCCTACATCCGCCCATGCTCCACGGTGGGCTGCTCAAGCAACACAGATGTCTCACATTGAAAGCGACCTGTAAGTGTTAAAAAACCGATGCCCCGAGTAAGGATTTCTCAAGGGGCCCATTTCTAGAGATTCCGTGTgttctgggcccgatcctgctagGGGCTGAGCTAGAGGAGACCCCACAGAATATCAATGACTAGTTTCCAAATTGCCTCAGGTTTATTTGCTGCTGGAAATTGAACCAGGAAATGCATTTTCAAAGATTTTATTCTCTGGCTCGATTGTGAATGCAGAAATTCAGAAAACAGGTCTCATAGGACATATTAGTGCTTCCTTAGCGGCTGAGGGATTCAGCATTTCTGCCCTCCAGATACCCCTCCGGGTTACAGGGCTACCTACATCTCTGCCCCCCCTCTGGTCTCTGAGTGCCAGATGTCAGGCCTCGTACCCTTCCCTCTCCTGGGGTGGAATCCCGTGATCCTCCCACAATCAGACTGGGCCCTGGGCTACCGCACACTGTGGGTCGACTGTGCTTGCAAAGCAGGTCTGAGTGGGTTCGGCAGCTGTGGTTCTTTCCTATGGGAGTCTGTGACTAGTGGTGAGGCGAGTGACCAGCTAGCCTCCTTGAACCAAAATACTGTTTAATCTGAACAGCAGGACTAAAGCCTAACAGGGGAGAATACGAGAGTTTTCAAACAACAGTCTTCACCCGTTTCTGACCCGAAACCTTCCTGCTCTGAGGGGGACCCAGGCAGGCGAAGGGCATTGAGACTTCCCCAGCGGTGTCTGTGCATGTCAGTCTGAAGAGATTCTCAGCATTGTGAACTCGGCAACGTGGCTGGAGTCCAGAAACAGGCTCATCCCAGCTTGTAACTCCGGTGTTGTCTCTCAACCACCCTGAAGTGCTGACTGAGAAAAGGCTTAATTGAGCTGttgcttcccttcctgcttgttttccagCAGCCCGCTATTAAAGTAAGATGAGCCATACAGGTTTCTCCCAATAAAGCCAAAACATAAACATCCCAGTAGTAAACCTAATATAGCTCTACAGCAAACATCCTAAGAACTGGGTTCAACATACACATTCATTATGGCAGCTCAGCTCCAAGTCTCTCACAATGATATTCCCTGGTGCTACGGATTTTATGAATACAGAATATACAcagtcacagagagagagagagagagagagagagagagagagagcaataaaCTACTTACCTGTGGGAAATGAAGTAGTATTTCCATTAATACTCATGCTTTTGACTTTGAAATCCACTTCTTGCAAACCCTCATCGTGCCTGAATAGCAGGTACTGAGGTCACTGTGTACTAGAGAGTGAGAGCTCAGGGACTCAATATTATCTACACTTATCCCAATGCCTGTTACCACTCCGGATACAGGCCACAGACTGACAGAACAGAACCTGAGGAGAACAAGTCAGCTATTAACCTAGGGACAGAGGTGCTACTAGACTTCTGTTTGCTGACAAGTGACTGAATGAGGGCTGAAATGCACAATCTCTTCAGGTTGTGAAGAAATCCAGATGACAGACGCTACATTTTAAGCCGCTCTCTAAcctgagaaatcatctctgaaagtTCAGAGGGGAAAGAATGGTTTCACATGTGTGTACTAAAGTACAGATGTGTAAATGTTATGCCAAAACTTttcactgtaatacaaatattacaaaCCAAACTTTCATGATCTGAATGAATATCAAAAGCCAGCAGCAGAGTTGTTGGAATCTCTACAGGAAGAAGCAGTGGAAACGTTACTGCTTAATGGTTTTCTCTTTAGAAAGTATGTCAAAAGTATTCCAAATACTGTGTGCAATGGGTTTGTGCTATTAACTCATTGTTCGGTGAACAGTGGTATGATACTGTCTCCTGGTAACTGACCAGAAGTTGTTTCTAACACTTATATTCAGGGTTGTGCATTCAATCAATCTGCAAGACTTGTACAAGTCTTTCCACAAAGTCCCGAGAGAATTTAACTGCTGGTCTGTGTTTAAGCAAAGACAAGAGCTGAAAGGAGAGTGTAATAGTGGTTGTATGTTATTTGTGCCATCTCCTCTTACAGGAGCATGGCTCAAGTATATGCATAGTCAACTGGATATTAGTGTAAACCTAGTGTTTGCATATTCACCCATTTGTGACACCATCCCCTCCTCTGCCAGCTGAAGTAACTGTCTGTGTTAACTTGTAATTTACCAAAAAATATCTACAGACAtttgcctggggagaggatgcaggTCCTGTGAGGATGACGGGAAGCTTGTAGGATGCTCAAACTCTCTGGAGTCAGGCAACATTGGCCAAGCCAAGCACTTCAGCTTCCTGTGGAGGGATTCCTGGGGGTCAGAGTGTATCACCAGGAgcctgagttaagggaaagttaATCGAGACCGGTTCTGATCAAAATTGCACATGGAAATCTGGAGTTACGTGGTTGAAGTCAATTTTATTGAATTAAGAACCTGGACCTAAGAATTTATCCCATGTTCTGCAAACAGGCAGTGGCACAATTTGAACTCTCAGGAGTGGAGCAAATAAAGAATATACATATAATGAGGCAAtgaaacacatttataaataGCTTCAGTGCAGGACAGATAAATGCAATGACTGTTTTCACCATGCACTTGCCATGTGTTTATACACCTGTCATGGTACAATGGGCAACACTCAGAAGTGGAGGGCCAGAAAGGGTGTCTGTGTGATGGTCGCAATTGTAAAATCACTCAGTGCTCAcgtagcctgtggaactcccagCAACAATATATCAAAgtggccaagagcttagcaggattcaaagaggGCCGGGATGTTTATATGGGTAACCAGAAAATCCAACTACAGTTGTGAGGTTTTTTTAGAAAAAGACTCTTGGAAGGGCTCTACACTTTCTTGATTAACACCACCAAAGGTGTCTAACTAGTGGGTGTCAGGGGGAATCTTTCCCTAGGAGCAGGTTATTCATAGCTGCCTATTGCAGGGCTTCTTCCACCTTCCGCTGCagcatctggaactggccactggatagtgggctagatggactgcaggtctgatccagtctggcagtgccTATCTTCCTACCAGTGGTGTAAATCCAAGAGTATGTTTTTGCTGATCTTCCTTGAGCTCCTGGGAGTCTCTAGATTTGCACTGAGAGCAGAAAGATGTCTTGCTAAATATCATCtagtctcctgttctttttcctttcaggaaggaaagtttGGAACTCCTCGGACCTGCCCagtacattatgtcagctgtcaatgacaccaacTTCAACTCTGCAATGTTTCTTCTCACCGGGATTCCTGGGCAGGAAGACGTCCATCTCTGGATCTCTATCCCCTTCTGCTTAATGTATGTTATTTCGATAGTAGGAAATTCGatcattctgttcattataaaaacagatgcaAGCCttcatgagcccatgtacatcttcctttccatgttggccgTCACAGACCTTGGCTTATCGATAACCACCATACCGACAATACTGGGCATATTCTTGTTCAACTCTAGGGAGATCAGCCTAAATGCCTGTTttgcccagctgttcttcatccactcgCTTGCAAAATTTGAATCCTCCGTGCTGTTACTGATGGCCTTTGACCGCCTCAtcgcaatctgtaacccactgagaTATGCTGCCATCTTAACTCCACCAAGAATAGCCAAGATGGGATTGGTGTTTGTGCTAAGAGGGGTGGCCACTTCATTCCCATACCCCTTTCTCCTGAAACGGTTCCGATACTGTCGAGacaatgtcctctcccattcctactgcctgcACCAGGATGTCATGAAGATGGCTTGTGCGGATATCACAGTCAACAACATCTATGGCTTGTCTGTTGCACTCTTAACGATGGGGTTGGACTCGCtgctcatcttcctctcttatgtgatgatcctcaaaacagtgctgagcatcGCGTCCCACGAAGAGTGCCTGAGGGCCCTGAACACTtgcgtctcccacctctgtgccgtCCTGCTCTTCTACACACCAGACATTGGCCTGGCTGTGATACACAGATTTGGTAACAGCTCTTCTCACTTGCTTCAAATGGTCCTGGGCTATTTCTACCTGCTAGTCCCACCCCTGATAAATCCAATCGTGTACAGCGTGAAAAGCAAACATCTTCGTCAGAGGATAATCAGGGCATTTGTCAAGTGAAGTGTCAGTTCATCACCCGTCTCCAGGGCTGGAGACACGGGAGACAAAAAACACAGCCACCTATTCCATCCTGGatcctcttcccctgaggtccCTCCCTCTGTCCTATCTCcgggctggaagccagagccaggctgtggtaagagctgcccagagagccagagccactgtgaggagccccagaccctccacatTTTAGGCCCCTCCCACAGGATGTACAACTCAGGGAAAGTGGAGAGTGCAGGGTTCCCCACAGCAACCTGTGCTCCGGGGGCAGCTCTTACCATAGCCGAactctggcctggctgggaggcggagcactgggggaagtggaggagcagggggcagggcttagTGGGAAGAGATGGGACAGGGGGCGGAGCttcaggggaaaaggaggaatAGGGATGTGGGAAGTTTTAACCAATACTGGCCCCAGCTAGCAGAGCGGTGGGGGGCTCCTGAgtaaaggaggaggatggggctgTAGGGAAGGAGACCTTGTGTTTTGGAGATGACTGAATGAATGTGACCCCACAGAGCGAGCTCCTTTTAAGTATCCCAGGCTGAGAGTTAGTCATTGCAAGGACCTCAGAGGGAAGGGCAGCGCACCTGCAGGGCTACCTCTGGCCCCAAGGGGGCACTCTGGGGAGGCCCCTGTCTGCAGGGACTTGGCTACACTGTGCCATGCTCTTGGAAGAAGTTACTAATGGGCGGAGgtcagcccagcccccaggctgctctaaactgcgctgaggcagggggagaacaGGCCAGTGAATCAAACCCCTGGAACTGGCTCCTGGCCCTCCCCGCTCTCCGCAGCTCACGGGGGAGCTCTGCTGTCACAGCAGAGAATCCAGCCAGGCCTGTCACCACTCAGATggctggtatcagaggggtagccgtgttagtctgaatctgtaaaaagcaacagagggtcctgtggcacctttaagactaacagaagtattgggagcataagctttcgtgggtaagaacctcacttcttcagatgcaagtgatggaaatctccagaggcaggtataaatcagtatggagataacgaggttagttcagtcagggagggtgaggtgctctgctagcagttgaggtgtgaacaccaagggaggagaaactgcttctgtagttggatagccattcacagtctttgtttaatcctgagctgatggtgtcaaatttgcaaatgaactggagctcagcagtttctctttggagtctggtcctgaagtttttttgctgtaagatggctacctttacatctgctattgtgtgtccagggaggttgaagtgttctcctacaggtttttgtatattgccattcctgatatctgacttgtgtccatttatcctcttgcgtagtgactgtccagtttggccaatgtacatagcagaggggcattgctggcacatgatggcatatataacattggtggacgtgcaggtgaatgagccggtgatgttgtagctgatctggttaggtcctgtgatggtgttgctggtgtagatatgtgggcagagttggcatcgaggtttgttgcatgggttggttcctgagttagagttgttatggtgcggtgcgtggttgctggtgagaatatgcttaagctTTCAGCTCAGATGGCTGGAAGGCTGGTCCTGTGGTCTGGGCACGGCTCTGCGACTCAGGACatctgggtttgattccctgACGTGTGTGACCATGGCCAAGCCATTGGCTGTCTCTGAGCCTCTGCACTGGTGgctaatagccctgccctgcctcacagctgtggcgggaggataaatacattcacagtgctcagatactctgagaCTAAAAGATCATGGTTATGTCAGGGTTCCACAGAGCAACACCTCTAACATTTCTCTATAAAAGGCCCCTTACCACAGCCTCCTGtgacagctgcttctgggaaGCCCTGAGACTCCAGCACCTTGGTGTCTGTGGCAGATGTGCGGGTGCTTGGGGGTGATAGTGAGGGATAATATTGGATTTCTGAGGGGATCGTTGGAGTATCAGAGAGAGGCCGAGCGTTTCAGCACAGGCACCAAAATGGTGTTTGCAGCCATTGAGGTTGAATGGGTCTAACTAACAAGAAAGGTAGCAATGGTCACAGGGGCATCATCTTAGATGTCTGGCTGGGAGAAAGCAGTCTCAGGGAAAAGGtcagcttcatagaatcatagaataacagggttggaaggcacctcaagaggtcatcttgttcaaccccctgctcaaagcacgaccaatccccaactaaatcatattGGCTGTTTACCATGGACACGGCTGAGCACTATGGTGACTGGGCCCAGGCTCACACAGGTTTCAGCAAAGGCTGCTTCCACAAGAAAGGAGCAAACACATGGGAAGATGCTCTCAGAGACACCGGGAAACTAGGCTGGTTTCCAAGAGCTCATTGGTTTCCCAAAAGAATGTAAGTTGGGCCAGTTCTGTTTCTCTGTCTCCAGAGCAAAGCCTGTGTAACTTAGCTTGTAGTGAGACGTGAGATAGATGAGTGTAGACATGTGACAGCTGCCTGCTATTTTATAACCATTTTCTCCAATGCTTTGCGCTGTTTGCTAATAAACCTACTAGTTTTAAGGAGGCCGGGGGTGACTCTATAGCTCTGGTCACAAGCACCCGAACGGAAGAGACTGAGGTGTCCAGTCAGATCTGCTTGGTGATAAGCATTTAGCATAGATGGGGTGTTGTTCCCAGCTCGAAGTGTGGGACAAATGTAAGACTCCCCCAAAGACAGGAAAGGACATGGTTTAGAGGGTAAAGAGATGATACATCCTGGTTTTATTGTGGCCGTCCCGATTCTTCTTGGCCAGTGTCTATCCTTGTTGAGTGTCTGTCAGCATTCAGAGGAGGAAATTGTTCAAGTTGCAACCAAGACAACGACCCACTCAAGATaatgattcatagaatcatagaatttaaagccagaaagagccattagatcatctagtccagaggttctcaaaatgGGGGCGAGCCCCCCTGGGGGTGCAGAATGTATTTGGGCGGGCGGGGAGGCATGAGACGctttaggggaaaaaaccttCCTGTGCATATTTGAAGCACAGCAATGAAGAATTACCCATGCGGATCATTCCAGACAGATCCGGTCCTCAGACGGCGCTTTGCATTTTGACGGATTTCAGttaagcttgcatagcattaTTCAAAGTCCTTGACATCTGTACATGAATCCATTAGCTACGGCACGGTATGCACATTTCATTGTAAGTAGGGACCAcaatcacagttttgcttttgctcttattacagtGGATCTTTGGCTCATTTGTGCAACAACAAATAAAAAACTCGAGAGAAAAACAAAGAAGCTGAAAGTGATTCAAGTGAAGCCACGCCAACATATCTATCAATAAGCCCCACCCAGTTACCTGGGCAATTAAAGCCTACCCATGGGCGCCTTCCCACTCGCAAGCCCAGAgactgagtgtagaaaagaaacttttaggGAAAGGAGAGAAGTCACCAGACAATAATTAGGGAAATGCctcaagcaggattcataatcctAAAAccgtgagcaggacacccaccccagagtgcgtgaGGCAGAGCCTTCTGCCTCATagtcttgagttctacaaccaaaagttcctttactgtgcccctctctgctccctcacctcaCCCCACTCACtatggttgtccttggtcagtgagggcCTACTGACTGACAGCCTATTGTCAGTTCCCTTCTGCTGCCacttgcctctctgctgtgacctctgcagggcAGTCTCTTAGTGATTGCTGCCTCAAAGATTATTTTCAGGTTGTAGAAGGCCAGGCAGAAAAGCTGttccaccacaagtgatttcagctctcatgtGAGAACTTAAAAGaacaaaaggctcctaatggAGCCTATTTAGCTCCATCTTTGAAGAGTGGGCAGGAACAAGTTACATCAGACTGGGGACCCTtaggttcagggccggctccagggttttggccgccccaagcagccaaaacaaaacaaacaaacaaaagccgcgatcgcgatctgcggcagcaattcggcgggaggtccttctctcccaggcggagtgagggaccgtccgccgaattgccgccgaatacctggacgtgccgcccctctccggagccgccgccccaagcacctgcttgagaagctggtgcctggagctggccctgcttaggTTAAACCTGTCTCCAGCCCTCTCACTTTCACAGGAGTCTGTCATTCTAGCCCCTAGCTTAGTGAGTTTCTTTTATCTCAGaggaccccctcatttgggacatgTTAAGCACAgatctgctcccctttattcatacaataaagacaacaacaataataacaacatttcactacccccataggcgtgcgcagcacatttcattagggtgtgcacccagggagccccaccctagccccgcccctgccctgcccccatccactccctccttcttcccgcccccgactgccccctcagaacccccaaccccccctgctccttgtcccctgactgccccctcctgagacccccccccactgtaactgcattcctaggaccctaccccctacctgtcccctgactgccctgaaccttaaccacacccctgcccccagacagacccccaggactcccatgcctatccaaccgctccccgtcccctgactgcccccgagacCTTCTAGCCCATATCCAACCCACCCAGCCCGGACCCCTTACCACGCCGCAGCTCAGAACAGAGTCCCCACCAAATCCCACCCCCTGGACATCCCCTTGACCAATGGCGTGATGGCACTTACAGGGCGGGCACAGAGAGCGCCAACCAAGCTGGAGCGCAGTGGTGTtcacagaaatggggggggggaagtagagTGACCTTGCATCCCATGtggccccccacccctcacctctaTTTGGGGGGTAATGCCCCCAAACTATGCCATGAACATTCCCAATCACACCCCCCTGTTTCTCCTTcactttctgcagggaagcaaagaacgcTGCAGGAGGGGGACCTGAGCTGTTTTCATTGCCCCTGGGGCCCAGGAGTagcccacacagacccccactgcccagcaccatccccagagacccagcgcccccgcctgcctgccccccaaCCACACTCACCGGCCTGCTGGGCGGGGGCTATTTGCCTTGCCTGGGATGAGCCAGCATCACAGCTGGGGTTGGTGGGGGAATCAGAGTGGGTGGGGGCCTGCCCTCCTCATAACCCCCTTGCCTGGGGCCCAGACGAGCCTTCCCCCCCCATGCTGGCCGAGAACGACCCGGCCCCTGCACTGGTCCCAGGCAGGGCAGGCTGAACCAGAGGAGCtggagcagctccctccccctctgtgCTGGGGAGGCGCGGTCAGGCAGCTCTAGCaccgcccccccacagctcccattggctggggtccctggccaatgggctgggaaccgggtcagcgctgggaggggggcagcatgcggagctgCCCTGCGTCTGCCGAGACTCTCCCTGCACGCAGGGATGCTGGGGACGGGGGAGCTGCCTCCGAGGTGAGagcaccccaccccccggcccaaaccaccctgctccctgtcccccgactgcTCCCGCCCCTTGTCCAACGCCCCTCAGGCTCCTAGCAGCATCTGGCTCAGCGCAGAGCCATacacacagccccgccccccacagctctgactgctctgcattagggtgtgcacgggcacacccggcacaccccgtgcgcacgcctatgaccaccctgcattcagtactacagtgatttgtaacccaacaccagccaaagctgatcactttgagcaacaccgcTCTATTCGCTGGATATcgaggcagagtaggtgtgtttatgtaaatacagtttgctcctgaagtctctccctctcccagctagctgtcaggggagaactcactcagaccctgcttacacaggCTTATGCACCGGGTGATATGCCAGGGTCTCCTATGATAGCAGGGAACTAGAATCATGGACCCAGCatgtcccttccaggcctatgtcCCTATGGGTCACATTAGCCCATTTTgagtcacactgggaactcatgtggAGTTGCTTGTTCACTGTGACCCTGCTCCTTGCCCTGGCCAATGGATTTGTCCCTGAATAGATCCAGGAGAAAGCATGACTCAGCGTTTTCATCTGGAAAAGGAATTGTTCTTGGGTTCCTGTTTAGTGATGTCACAGGAATTTAATTCCCTGAGTTTCTGGTAATCTCAGCATGCTGAGCTTCCAGctgctccctccccaacccctagccccagagaggaaggatggttcaggggttaaagtgctagcctgggactcagaagaacTGGCTTCAGTTCTAGGCTCTTCCACTGATttgttctgtgaccttgggcaactcacttagtcCCTCCATGCCTCAGCCCCATGCCTCAGCCCCATGCCTCAGCAACATGTGTTTAAATACGGCTCAATGTAGAGGTGTACATCTAGGAGCAAGAGATGCTGGCCATCCTTACCGAATGCAGGACCCAATCCTGGgatgcagtgactctgaaaaagacttgggggtcacagtcagctgaacacgagctcccagtaTGGTGCTATAGATGAAAAAGTGAGTGCAACCCGAGATGAACAAAGAAGGGAATCTCgagatggggcagaggggttattttacctctgtatttgtccCTGGTATGaccactgctgggatcctgtgtccagttctggtgtctacagttcaagaaggatgttgataaattggagggggtcagagaagagccacgagaatgattaaaggattaaaaaacctgccttagagtgagagactcacggagctcagtctatttagtttaacaaagagaaggggaaggggcgacttggtcacagtctgtaagtagctGCATGAGGAACAATCATTTAACAATGCGCTCTTCAGGCTATCAGAGAAAgttgtaacatgatccaatggctggaagctgaagctagacaaattcagactggagctAAGGTGTAATtcttttaacaatgagggtaattaaccattggaacaatttaccaagggccggggtagattctccatcactgagaacTGTTAAATCAAGGCAGGATGTTGttctaacagctctgctctaggagttattgtcggggaggtctctggcctgtgctatacaggcggttggactagatgatcacagtggtgccttctggccttgggatctgccCAGTGGTGTTAGTAGCACGGCCCTGCCGCACGGGGTGTTGTACTGATAAACATGTTAAAGGTTGACAGGTGCTCGGACGCTACAATAATTGGGGCCATGGCTAAGTGCCTTAGAGAGATTTCAGCTCTTTATGCCTCATAAGGACAATTTGGGGCACTGGGTGGAGAACCTGAACTCTTCCCAACACCCCTTGGTGATGAGGGGAGTTctgggcccctcctgcagctcggcAGTAAGAGGGGGAATCAGGACGTGCTTTCAGAGCGTGAAGGATCTGGAGAGCGTTGCCTGGCTGAACAgagccctgctgggctgctcctcAGTCTGATCCTGACCCTCACCCCATCCATGAGCACTGAGAGCCGCTCTAGCGCTGGAGATAGACCTCACACCCTGCATCCAAATTTCCATCATCACCAAGCTTGGGGGTAGCTGGAtctaggggagggggttgtttgggtcCAATAGTGAACTAGCAGCAGACATTTGGAGCTGGGCTTGGGTCAGGCCCCTTTCTATTAAGAATCTGCAT
The Emys orbicularis isolate rEmyOrb1 chromosome 1, rEmyOrb1.hap1, whole genome shotgun sequence DNA segment above includes these coding regions:
- the LOC135882122 gene encoding olfactory receptor 51G2-like, yielding MSAVNDTNFNSAMFLLTGIPGQEDVHLWISIPFCLMYVISIVGNSIILFIIKTDASLHEPMYIFLSMLAVTDLGLSITTIPTILGIFLFNSREISLNACFAQLFFIHSLAKFESSVLLLMAFDRLIAICNPLRYAAILTPPRIAKMGLVFVLRGVATSFPYPFLLKRFRYCRDNVLSHSYCLHQDVMKMACADITVNNIYGLSVALLTMGLDSLLIFLSYVMILKTVLSIASHEECLRALNTCVSHLCAVLLFYTPDIGLAVIHRFGNSSSHLLQMVLGYFYLLVPPLINPIVYSVKSKHLRQRIIRAFVK